A DNA window from Micromonospora sp. NBC_01739 contains the following coding sequences:
- a CDS encoding sensor histidine kinase — protein sequence MAGWSLRTRLVVTLVALLAVVSLAIGGITTAALREFLISRVDEQLLPMTGMRGGPSGEPGPGTPAWSEIRVPRGFPPGTINARIVDGQVTEAWTLADRQEQAVPVEEVAALATVPADGRAHSRDLGDRGSYRLVARTSTAGTVRVLGIPLAGVQETVGWLVLAQAGITAVGLLVAGTAATLIVRATLRPLRRVAATAGRVSELRLDRGEVALSERVPAADTDPRTEVGQVGAALNRMLGHVAAALAARQASETRVRQFVADASHELRTPLAAIRGYAEVARRGHDRVPADVAHALRRVESESIRMTNLVDDLLLLARLDSGRPLAVESVDLTALVIDAVSDAHVAGPDHRWQLDLPDQVIRVPGDPARLHQVLTNLLANARVHTPPGSTVTTGLRLVGEAAELSVTDDGPGVPPELRDEVFERFARGDSSRSRTHGSTGLGLAIVAAVVAAHHGTVALDSRPGRTVFTVRLPNPTLGGAD from the coding sequence CTGGCGGGCTGGTCCCTGCGTACCCGGCTGGTGGTCACCCTGGTGGCCCTGCTGGCCGTGGTCAGCCTGGCCATCGGCGGGATCACCACGGCGGCGCTGCGGGAGTTCCTGATCTCCCGGGTGGACGAGCAACTGCTGCCGATGACCGGTATGCGCGGCGGGCCGTCGGGGGAACCCGGACCGGGCACCCCGGCCTGGTCCGAGATTCGGGTGCCGCGCGGATTCCCGCCCGGCACCATCAACGCCCGGATCGTCGACGGACAGGTAACCGAGGCGTGGACCCTGGCCGACCGGCAGGAGCAGGCGGTACCGGTCGAGGAGGTGGCCGCCCTGGCCACGGTGCCCGCCGACGGCCGCGCGCACAGCCGCGACCTCGGCGACCGGGGCAGCTACCGGCTGGTGGCCCGCACCTCCACCGCCGGCACCGTGCGGGTGCTCGGGATACCGCTGGCCGGGGTCCAGGAGACCGTGGGATGGCTGGTGCTGGCCCAGGCCGGGATCACCGCCGTCGGGCTGCTGGTCGCCGGCACCGCCGCCACGCTGATCGTCCGGGCCACCCTGCGTCCGCTGCGCCGGGTGGCCGCCACCGCCGGTAGGGTCAGCGAACTGCGGCTGGACCGCGGCGAGGTGGCCCTCTCCGAGCGGGTGCCGGCCGCCGACACCGATCCCCGTACCGAGGTCGGGCAGGTCGGTGCCGCACTGAACCGGATGCTCGGGCATGTCGCCGCCGCGCTGGCCGCCCGTCAGGCCAGCGAGACCCGGGTACGCCAGTTCGTCGCGGACGCCAGCCACGAACTGCGTACCCCGCTGGCCGCGATCCGGGGTTACGCCGAGGTGGCCCGCCGAGGCCACGACCGGGTACCGGCCGACGTGGCCCACGCCCTGCGCCGGGTGGAGTCGGAGAGTATCCGGATGACCAACCTCGTCGACGACCTGCTGCTGCTGGCCCGGCTGGACTCCGGCCGCCCCCTGGCGGTGGAGTCGGTCGACCTCACCGCCCTGGTCATCGACGCGGTCAGCGACGCCCATGTCGCCGGCCCGGACCACCGCTGGCAGCTCGACCTGCCCGACCAGGTCATCCGGGTACCGGGTGATCCCGCCCGGCTGCACCAGGTGCTGACCAACCTGCTGGCCAACGCCCGGGTGCACACCCCGCCGGGCAGCACGGTCACCACCGGCCTGCGGCTGGTCGGCGAGGCCGCCGAACTCAGTGTCACCGACGACGGCCCCGGGGTTCCCCCCGAACTGCGGGACGAGGTGTTCGAACGGTTCGCCCGGGGGGACAGCTCCCGCTCCCGTACCCACGGCAGCACCGGCCTGGGCCTGGCCATCGTCGCCGCCGTGGTGGCCGCCCACCACGGCACTGTCGCCCTGGACAGCCGACCCGGCCGTACGGTGTTCACCGTCCGACTGCCGAACCCGACCCTCGGCGGGGCAGACTGA
- a CDS encoding VOC family protein yields the protein MTPELDLIGIVSTDLARSLAFYRRLGLDIPPEAEREPHVEVRLPGGLRLAWDDLDTIRSFDPDWTPPVGGARVALAFRCADPAEVDRWYAELTAAGAHGHRPPWDAVWGQRYAVVHDPDGNAVDLFAPLPTPEG from the coding sequence ATGACCCCAGAACTGGATCTCATCGGCATCGTCAGCACGGACCTGGCCCGCAGCCTGGCCTTCTACCGCCGGCTGGGCCTCGACATCCCACCCGAGGCGGAACGGGAACCCCATGTGGAGGTACGGCTGCCCGGCGGTCTGCGCCTGGCCTGGGACGACCTGGACACCATCCGCTCCTTCGATCCGGACTGGACTCCCCCGGTCGGTGGCGCGCGGGTGGCCCTGGCCTTCCGCTGCGCCGACCCCGCCGAGGTGGACCGCTGGTACGCCGAACTCACCGCCGCCGGGGCCCACGGTCACCGGCCGCCCTGGGACGCGGTGTGGGGGCAGCGGTACGCGGTCGTGCACGACCCGGACGGCAACGCCGTCGACCTCTTCGCCCCACTCCCCACCCCCGAGGGGTGA
- a CDS encoding class I SAM-dependent methyltransferase: MALPHLHHPAPPDTDRPGTASAPPGTGLRAEPGSFRDPANQVFHAGVQVLRGLDETAAGHWRALSGTDFFPALMADGKVCGTEELPSASAPQGWAAVLRHERIPFVSHPYEWSVTMLRDAALLHLEILRAALPAGFTTKDGSAYNLQWRGTRPVFIDVGSFAPLVEGEPWAGYRQFCQTLLYPLLLTAHLGVDFQPWLRAQVDGIAPDQMGRLFRGVRRLLPGVFTHVHLHGSVQRRNAARTTTDVRAQLRDAGYGRELALATVRGMEKLVRRLDHSPPTSHWVDYQRTCGYSEADRAAKEGFVTAALTGATRRRLVLDLGANDGRYSRIAAAHADYVVAVEQDPAVVDRLYRTLREEGEGRVLPLVMDLADPSPGGGWRGVERASFAARTRADTVLALALVHHLAIGRNVPLPQVVECLTALAAPDGRLVVEFVHPQDPMARRLLANKPDGLFPDYRREAFEALLAAHGTVTDRLELPSGTRTLYQVALGG; encoded by the coding sequence ATGGCGCTCCCGCACCTGCACCACCCCGCACCGCCCGACACCGACCGACCCGGCACCGCCTCCGCGCCGCCCGGCACCGGGCTGCGGGCCGAGCCCGGTTCCTTCCGGGACCCGGCCAACCAGGTCTTCCACGCCGGCGTCCAGGTGTTGCGCGGGCTCGACGAGACCGCTGCGGGACACTGGCGGGCCCTGAGCGGCACCGACTTCTTCCCGGCCCTGATGGCCGACGGCAAGGTCTGCGGCACCGAGGAGCTGCCGAGCGCGAGCGCCCCCCAGGGGTGGGCGGCGGTCCTGCGACACGAACGCATTCCGTTCGTCTCCCACCCCTACGAGTGGTCCGTCACGATGCTGCGTGACGCCGCCCTGCTGCACCTGGAGATCCTCCGGGCGGCCCTGCCGGCGGGCTTCACCACCAAGGACGGTTCGGCGTACAACCTGCAATGGCGGGGCACCCGACCGGTCTTCATCGACGTGGGATCGTTCGCCCCGCTGGTCGAGGGGGAGCCCTGGGCCGGCTACCGGCAGTTCTGCCAGACCCTGCTCTACCCGCTGCTGCTCACCGCCCACCTGGGGGTCGACTTCCAGCCCTGGCTGCGGGCCCAGGTCGACGGCATAGCACCGGACCAGATGGGTCGGCTGTTCCGTGGGGTGCGCCGCCTGCTGCCCGGGGTGTTCACCCATGTGCACCTGCACGGCAGCGTGCAACGCCGCAACGCCGCCCGGACCACCACTGACGTCCGCGCCCAACTGCGCGACGCCGGGTACGGCCGGGAGCTGGCCCTGGCCACCGTACGCGGCATGGAGAAGCTGGTCCGGCGCCTGGATCACTCGCCGCCGACCAGCCACTGGGTCGACTACCAGCGCACCTGCGGCTACTCCGAGGCCGACCGGGCGGCCAAGGAAGGGTTCGTCACGGCCGCCCTGACCGGCGCCACCCGGCGGCGACTCGTGCTCGACCTGGGTGCCAACGACGGCCGGTACTCCCGGATCGCCGCCGCACACGCCGACTACGTCGTGGCGGTGGAACAGGACCCGGCCGTGGTGGACCGGCTCTACCGCACCCTGCGGGAGGAGGGGGAGGGTCGGGTGCTGCCACTGGTGATGGACCTGGCCGACCCGTCGCCCGGCGGCGGCTGGCGGGGGGTCGAACGGGCCTCCTTCGCCGCCCGCACCCGCGCGGACACCGTCCTGGCCCTGGCCCTGGTGCACCACCTGGCGATCGGCCGTAACGTGCCGTTGCCACAGGTGGTGGAGTGCCTGACCGCCCTGGCCGCCCCGGACGGGCGGCTGGTGGTGGAGTTCGTCCACCCGCAGGACCCGATGGCCCGCCGGCTGCTGGCCAACAAACCCGACGGACTCTTCCCGGACTACCGGCGGGAGGCCTTCGAGGCCCTGCTGGCCGCGCACGGCACCGTCACCGACCGGCTGGAGCTGCCCTCGGGCACCCGCACCCTGTACCAGGTGGCCCTGGGTGGCTGA
- a CDS encoding OsmC family protein: MSSWLNEVAAVTAEGGHIHTDDEALSTALASPLARHCTGLTPSQLLAAAYASCLHHAAVEAAGGITDEAHTVQVRAEAKLGRDDDGRYRADVHASISSAGLSRQQLAELVEHADRLWPFSREDGSRHRLTVSPAENGRH; this comes from the coding sequence ATGAGTTCCTGGCTTAACGAGGTTGCCGCCGTGACCGCCGAGGGCGGCCACATCCACACCGACGACGAGGCGCTGTCCACCGCCCTGGCCTCACCACTGGCACGACACTGCACCGGGCTGACCCCCTCGCAGCTGCTGGCCGCCGCGTACGCGTCCTGCCTGCACCATGCCGCCGTGGAGGCGGCCGGCGGGATCACCGACGAGGCACACACCGTGCAGGTACGCGCGGAGGCGAAGCTGGGCCGCGACGACGACGGGCGGTACCGGGCCGACGTGCACGCCTCGATCTCCTCAGCCGGGCTGAGCCGCCAGCAGCTGGCGGAGCTGGTCGAGCACGCCGACCGGCTGTGGCCCTTCTCCCGCGAGGACGGCAGCCGACACCGGCTGACGGTCAGCCCGGCGGAGAACGGGCGGCATTAG
- a CDS encoding STAS domain-containing protein has translation MTLTVTYAGRDAEGPARLCLAGELDMSSAPELNEAIDRLAAAGQRRLLVDLSDLTFCDSTGIAVFVRGDNRAAAQGGWLRITGARGRVERVLKVTGLADVLGYGTADPGPDDSAGMG, from the coding sequence GTGACGTTGACCGTCACGTACGCCGGTCGTGACGCGGAAGGGCCGGCCCGCCTGTGTCTCGCCGGTGAGCTCGACATGAGCAGTGCCCCGGAGCTCAACGAGGCGATCGACCGGTTGGCCGCGGCGGGGCAGCGGCGCCTGCTGGTCGATCTGTCCGACCTGACCTTCTGTGACTCGACCGGGATCGCGGTCTTCGTCCGTGGTGACAACCGTGCCGCGGCGCAGGGTGGCTGGCTGCGGATCACCGGCGCCAGGGGTCGGGTGGAACGGGTGCTCAAGGTGACCGGACTGGCCGATGTGCTCGGGTACGGTACTGCCGACCCGGGCCCGGACGACAGTGCCGGAATGGGCTAG
- a CDS encoding sulfatase-like hydrolase/transferase has translation MADQPGTEARARRWWGWGGWRSEVARMVEVAALLGLVITQPLLDVLGRSPDFFLFHRADRREILLLVALIAVLPTMAVGLLGLVSGVFGLRVRTATHSVLVGLLVAALAVQVGRQLTPLRGVPLLVLAGVVGAAGAYAHRRWRVPSRMLRVAGIGPLIFVGLFLFASPTGPVVLPRGEGGAAGTATGNLHPPVVMLVLDELPLVSLLGPDGGIDAARFPHFAELAAASTWYRNATGVSGWTPYALPAMLTGRYPAQPSAPHYSHYPDNLFTAFGGLYDIRAEESITRLCPPSRCEQPVLPEQGLGVLVRETGRLLGQVTAPRDSRIDPENSYRERTAEEVGIDSAEPVPDDPKFRWDSLNVHQPARFTSFLNGLTPSARPTLHFLHLLMPHSPWAYLPSGARYHAPQEFPNEGEGWVDLARARHLAQLGYTDRLIGETLRKLRESGLWDQALVVVTADHGVSFTKGVQGRGLDSIRAAPNEVAWVPMFLKTPGQRAGRVDDRNWEHVDLLPTVAEEAAISLPWSVDGRSARQAPRAEAKVFYDQPAEPLTLPAGVPDPLPPPAPHPLVGTAVGEAPMGGTVRLAGQDGFRAVDPDSGELPALIWGTLPEQVPDGTLLAVAVNGTVASVVPVVAPDPGGRRFAALLADDRFFRAGANQLDLYLFDPAGTLRQLAIS, from the coding sequence GTGGCTGACCAGCCCGGCACCGAGGCGCGAGCCCGCCGGTGGTGGGGGTGGGGCGGCTGGCGGAGCGAGGTCGCTCGGATGGTGGAGGTCGCGGCCCTGCTCGGCCTGGTGATCACCCAGCCGCTGCTGGACGTGCTCGGTCGCAGCCCGGACTTCTTCCTGTTCCACCGCGCCGACCGCCGGGAGATCCTGCTGCTGGTGGCCCTGATCGCGGTGCTGCCCACCATGGCGGTCGGGCTGCTCGGCCTGGTCAGCGGAGTGTTCGGTCTGCGGGTCCGCACGGCCACCCACTCCGTGCTGGTGGGCCTGCTGGTCGCCGCCCTGGCGGTGCAGGTCGGCCGGCAGCTGACCCCCCTGCGGGGCGTACCCCTGCTGGTGCTGGCCGGGGTGGTCGGTGCCGCCGGGGCGTACGCCCATCGCCGGTGGCGGGTCCCGAGCCGCATGCTGCGGGTGGCCGGCATCGGTCCGCTGATCTTCGTCGGGCTGTTCCTGTTCGCCTCACCGACCGGGCCGGTGGTGCTGCCCCGGGGTGAGGGCGGCGCGGCCGGCACCGCCACCGGCAACCTGCACCCGCCGGTGGTCATGCTGGTCCTCGACGAGCTGCCGCTGGTCTCCCTGCTCGGCCCGGACGGCGGGATCGACGCCGCCCGGTTCCCGCACTTCGCCGAGTTGGCCGCCGCCTCCACCTGGTACCGCAACGCGACCGGGGTGAGCGGCTGGACCCCGTACGCGCTGCCGGCCATGCTGACCGGCCGCTACCCGGCCCAGCCGTCCGCCCCGCACTACTCGCACTACCCGGACAACCTGTTCACCGCCTTCGGCGGCCTGTACGACATCCGCGCCGAGGAGAGCATCACCCGGCTCTGCCCGCCCAGCCGCTGTGAGCAGCCGGTCCTGCCGGAGCAGGGCCTGGGGGTGCTGGTCCGGGAGACCGGCCGGTTGCTGGGTCAGGTGACCGCCCCGCGGGACAGCCGGATCGACCCGGAGAACTCCTACCGGGAACGCACCGCCGAGGAAGTGGGCATCGACTCCGCCGAACCGGTGCCGGACGATCCGAAGTTCCGCTGGGACAGCCTGAACGTCCACCAGCCGGCCCGGTTCACCAGCTTCCTCAACGGTCTGACCCCGAGCGCCCGCCCCACCCTGCACTTCCTGCACCTGCTCATGCCGCACTCGCCGTGGGCGTACCTGCCCTCCGGGGCCCGGTATCACGCTCCACAGGAGTTCCCCAACGAGGGCGAGGGCTGGGTGGACCTGGCCCGGGCCCGTCATCTGGCGCAGCTCGGCTACACCGACCGGTTGATCGGCGAGACCCTGCGGAAGCTGCGCGAGAGCGGCCTGTGGGATCAGGCCCTGGTGGTGGTGACCGCCGACCACGGGGTCAGCTTCACCAAGGGGGTGCAGGGGCGGGGCCTGGACTCGATCCGGGCCGCCCCGAACGAGGTGGCCTGGGTACCGATGTTCCTCAAGACCCCGGGGCAGCGCGCCGGCCGGGTCGACGACCGCAACTGGGAGCATGTCGACCTGCTGCCCACGGTCGCCGAGGAGGCCGCCATCTCGCTGCCCTGGTCGGTAGACGGCCGCTCCGCCCGCCAGGCGCCGCGCGCCGAGGCCAAGGTGTTCTACGACCAGCCGGCCGAACCGCTCACCCTGCCCGCAGGGGTGCCGGACCCCCTGCCCCCGCCGGCCCCGCATCCGTTGGTCGGCACCGCCGTGGGCGAGGCCCCGATGGGCGGCACCGTACGCCTGGCCGGTCAGGACGGCTTCCGGGCGGTCGACCCGGACAGTGGCGAACTGCCGGCGCTGATCTGGGGCACCCTGCCCGAACAGGTGCCTGACGGCACCCTGCTGGCGGTGGCCGTCAACGGCACGGTGGCCTCGGTGGTGCCGGTGGTCGCCCCCGATCCGGGAGGCAGGCGCTTCGCCGCCCTGCTCGCCGACGACCGTTTTTTCCGGGCCGGGGCGAATCAGTTGGATCTGTACCTGTTCGATCCGGCCGGCACCCTCCGGCAGCTAGCCATCTCCTGA
- a CDS encoding serine/threonine-protein kinase: MRTLDGRYRLEQRIGVGGMSEVWRAHDTVLDRPVAVKLVSPDQPDSSVARIQAEARSAARLVHPNIASVHDFGTCATIPGRETPYLVMELVQGETLAAHLRVAPLDWRIAARVCAEVSAALAAAHAHGIVHRDVKPANVMLTPSGAKVLDFGIATPAGATETMPEGMVVGTPAYLAPEQLRRAPITPAADMYALGVLLYCCLTGRLPYAADSVTQLLGPDRRQPPQPLPEVPGLPAEVADICRRCLAEEPSRRPSSLVTALLLAEVVDARVYVPMHEPLLPRQRPAPVSPWTERAAAAATEAAVGVQWSRHGD; this comes from the coding sequence ATGAGAACGCTGGACGGGCGGTACCGGCTCGAACAGCGCATCGGCGTCGGTGGGATGTCCGAGGTGTGGCGGGCCCACGACACGGTGCTGGACCGGCCGGTGGCGGTCAAACTGGTGTCACCGGACCAGCCGGACTCGTCGGTGGCACGCATCCAGGCCGAGGCCCGTTCCGCCGCCCGGCTGGTGCATCCCAACATCGCCAGCGTGCACGACTTCGGCACCTGCGCCACCATCCCCGGCCGGGAGACGCCGTACCTGGTGATGGAGCTGGTGCAGGGCGAGACCCTCGCCGCCCACCTGCGGGTCGCCCCGCTGGACTGGCGCATCGCGGCCCGGGTCTGCGCGGAGGTCAGCGCCGCCCTGGCCGCCGCGCACGCGCACGGCATCGTGCACCGTGACGTGAAGCCGGCCAACGTGATGCTCACCCCTTCCGGGGCCAAGGTGCTCGACTTCGGTATCGCCACCCCGGCCGGTGCCACCGAGACCATGCCGGAGGGCATGGTGGTCGGCACTCCGGCCTATCTGGCCCCGGAACAGCTGCGTCGGGCGCCCATCACCCCGGCGGCCGACATGTACGCCCTCGGGGTACTGCTCTACTGCTGCCTGACCGGGCGACTGCCGTACGCGGCCGACAGTGTCACCCAGTTGCTGGGGCCGGACCGGCGGCAGCCCCCGCAGCCCCTGCCGGAGGTGCCCGGGCTGCCCGCCGAGGTGGCCGACATCTGCCGGCGCTGCCTGGCCGAGGAGCCCTCCCGGCGGCCCAGCAGCCTGGTCACCGCGCTGCTGTTGGCCGAGGTGGTGGACGCCCGGGTGTACGTGCCGATGCACGAGCCGCTGCTACCTCGACAGCGCCCGGCACCGGTGAGCCCCTGGACGGAGCGGGCCGCCGCCGCGGCCACCGAGGCGGCCGTCGGGGTGCAGTGGAGCCGCCACGGCGACTGA
- a CDS encoding citrate synthase — protein MTEVKLDHSGGQLSMPVHSAVEGPAGIGVGKLLKETGLTTYDPGFVNTAACSSAITYIDGDAGILRYRGYPIEQLAEKSSFLEVSYLLIYGELPTSAQLTEFSERIRRHSLLHEEMRRFFDGFPRDAHPMAVLSSAVSAISTFYQDSLDPFDAQHVEMSTVRLMAKVPTIASYAYKKSIGQPLLYPDNSLGYVENFLRMTFGVPAEPYEVDPVMARVLDMLFILHADHEQNCSTSTVRLVGSSNANLFASVSAGVNALFGPLHGGANQAVLEMLERIQADGGDVQSFVRKVKDKQDGVKLMGFGHRVYKNYDPRAAIVKKAAQDVLGRMAKPDPLLDIAMQLEEIALADDFFVSRRLYPNVDFYTGLIYKAMGFPTKMFTVLFALGRLPGWIAQWREMINDPETKIGRPRQVYTGATERDYLPLDNR, from the coding sequence ATGACGGAAGTCAAGCTCGATCACTCCGGCGGGCAGCTGTCGATGCCGGTACATTCCGCGGTCGAGGGCCCCGCCGGCATCGGTGTGGGCAAGCTCCTGAAGGAAACCGGACTGACGACGTACGATCCCGGTTTCGTCAACACCGCCGCCTGCTCGTCCGCGATCACCTACATCGACGGGGATGCGGGCATCCTGCGTTATCGGGGTTACCCGATCGAGCAGCTGGCCGAGAAGAGCTCCTTCCTGGAGGTCTCCTACCTGCTGATCTACGGTGAGCTGCCGACCAGCGCGCAGCTTACCGAGTTCAGCGAGCGGATCCGGCGGCACTCGCTGCTGCACGAGGAGATGCGCCGGTTCTTCGACGGCTTCCCCCGGGACGCCCACCCGATGGCGGTGCTCTCCTCCGCGGTGAGCGCCATCTCCACCTTCTACCAGGACAGCCTGGACCCCTTCGACGCCCAGCACGTGGAGATGTCCACCGTGCGGCTGATGGCGAAGGTCCCGACCATCGCCTCGTACGCCTACAAGAAGTCCATCGGGCAGCCGCTGCTGTACCCGGACAACTCGCTGGGCTACGTGGAGAACTTCCTGCGGATGACCTTCGGGGTGCCGGCCGAGCCGTACGAGGTCGACCCGGTGATGGCCCGGGTGCTGGACATGCTCTTCATCCTGCACGCCGACCACGAGCAGAACTGCTCCACCTCGACCGTACGCCTGGTCGGTTCCAGCAACGCCAACCTGTTCGCCTCGGTCTCCGCCGGGGTCAACGCCCTGTTCGGCCCGCTGCACGGCGGTGCCAACCAGGCCGTACTGGAGATGCTGGAGCGCATCCAGGCCGACGGCGGTGACGTGCAGTCCTTCGTCCGCAAGGTCAAGGACAAGCAGGACGGCGTCAAGCTGATGGGCTTCGGCCACCGGGTCTACAAGAACTACGACCCGCGGGCCGCGATCGTGAAGAAGGCCGCCCAGGACGTGCTCGGCCGGATGGCCAAGCCCGACCCGCTGCTGGACATCGCGATGCAGCTGGAGGAGATCGCCCTGGCCGACGACTTCTTCGTCTCCCGGCGCCTCTACCCGAACGTGGACTTCTACACCGGCCTGATCTACAAGGCCATGGGCTTCCCGACGAAGATGTTCACCGTGCTGTTCGCCCTGGGCCGGCTGCCCGGCTGGATCGCCCAGTGGCGCGAGATGATCAACGACCCGGAGACCAAGATCGGTCGGCCGCGCCAGGTCTACACCGGCGCCACCGAACGCGACTACCTCCCGCTCGACAACCGCTGA
- a CDS encoding response regulator, which yields MMAARTHDPVRILVVDDDPGDVLMIEEALATSDVEKVIDVVGDGQEAMEFLRREGRHSGAHRPDVILLDLNMPRMDGRQVLGEVKGDADLRSIPIVVLTTSNADTDIISSYTLQANAYVTKPIDLDDFNDVVHRIDEFFGRVVVLPKQRP from the coding sequence ATGATGGCCGCTCGTACCCATGACCCGGTTCGCATCCTCGTCGTGGACGACGACCCGGGTGATGTGCTCATGATCGAGGAAGCGTTGGCGACCTCGGACGTCGAAAAGGTCATCGACGTGGTCGGCGACGGCCAGGAGGCGATGGAGTTCCTGCGCCGGGAGGGTAGGCACAGCGGGGCTCACCGCCCGGACGTGATCCTGCTCGACCTGAACATGCCCCGGATGGACGGGCGCCAGGTGCTCGGCGAGGTGAAGGGCGACGCGGACCTGCGCAGCATCCCGATCGTCGTGCTGACCACCTCCAACGCCGACACCGACATCATCAGCAGCTACACCTTGCAGGCCAACGCGTACGTCACCAAGCCGATCGATCTCGACGACTTCAACGATGTGGTGCACCGCATCGACGAGTTCTTCGGCCGGGTGGTCGTACTGCCCAAGCAGCGGCCCTGA
- a CDS encoding helix-turn-helix domain-containing protein yields MYREGPAGVAGAVLWSSTAPAQPRPVRVLPDGCLDLLWSSRAGLLVAGPDRTAYLNQSAPAEDWVGLRLPPGVGPAVFGIPAVELRDRRVPLADLWGARATRALADRAADAAVSRPAGSPPGGADAAGLGTPGAAGVGAVLVAEAVRRLRACGGPDPLGRRVSAALAAGATVAETAARVGLDARSLLRHSRHLYGYGPKTLARILRMRRALALARSGVSLAEVATRAGYADQAHLTREVRALAGVAPTALLTD; encoded by the coding sequence GTGTACCGGGAAGGTCCGGCCGGGGTTGCCGGCGCAGTGTTGTGGAGCAGCACCGCCCCGGCACAGCCGCGACCCGTGCGGGTGCTCCCGGACGGCTGCCTGGATCTGCTCTGGTCCAGCCGGGCCGGACTGCTGGTCGCCGGGCCGGACCGGACCGCCTACCTCAACCAGAGCGCGCCGGCCGAGGACTGGGTCGGGCTGCGCCTGCCACCCGGGGTCGGTCCGGCAGTGTTCGGGATCCCGGCCGTGGAGCTGCGGGACCGGCGGGTGCCCCTCGCCGACCTCTGGGGCGCCAGAGCGACCAGGGCCCTGGCCGACCGCGCCGCCGACGCCGCCGTGTCGAGGCCCGCCGGGTCACCGCCGGGCGGAGCGGACGCCGCCGGCCTCGGCACCCCGGGTGCTGCCGGGGTGGGCGCGGTCCTGGTGGCGGAGGCGGTGCGGCGACTGCGGGCCTGCGGTGGGCCGGATCCGCTGGGCCGGCGGGTGTCCGCCGCCCTGGCCGCCGGGGCCACCGTGGCCGAGACCGCCGCCCGGGTCGGCCTGGACGCGCGCAGCCTGCTGCGACACAGCCGACACCTGTACGGGTACGGCCCGAAGACCCTGGCCCGGATCCTGCGGATGCGCCGGGCCCTGGCCCTGGCCCGGTCCGGGGTGTCCCTGGCCGAGGTGGCCACCCGGGCCGGCTACGCCGACCAGGCGCACCTGACCCGGGAGGTGCGGGCCCTGGCCGGTGTGGCCCCCACCGCCCTGCTCACCGACTGA
- a CDS encoding response regulator transcription factor, producing MTERENGPGRVPLCRPDGEPVRVLVVDDEATLTDLLSMALRYEGWQVRTAGDGTDALRLARQFQPDAVILDVMLPDFDGFEVLRRLRADNPSVPVLFLTARDAVEERIAGLTVGGDDYVTKPFSLEEVIARLRALLRRSGFAVTAQQESVLTVGDLTLDEDSHEVRRDGQLITLTATEFELLRYLMRNPRRVLSKAQILDRVWHYDFGGQANVVELYISYLRKKIDAGRQPMIHTLRGAGYLLKPAE from the coding sequence ATGACCGAGAGGGAGAACGGGCCGGGTCGGGTGCCGTTGTGCCGGCCCGACGGCGAACCCGTCCGGGTGCTGGTGGTCGACGACGAGGCGACCCTGACCGACCTGCTGTCGATGGCCCTGCGCTACGAGGGCTGGCAGGTGCGGACGGCCGGGGACGGCACGGATGCCCTCCGACTGGCCCGACAGTTCCAGCCCGACGCCGTGATCCTCGACGTGATGCTGCCCGACTTCGACGGTTTCGAGGTGCTCCGCCGGCTGCGTGCGGACAACCCGTCGGTGCCGGTGCTCTTCCTGACCGCCCGGGACGCGGTGGAGGAGCGCATCGCCGGGCTGACCGTGGGCGGGGACGACTATGTGACCAAGCCGTTCAGCCTGGAGGAGGTGATCGCCCGGCTGCGGGCCCTGCTGCGCCGCTCCGGCTTCGCCGTCACCGCCCAACAGGAGTCCGTGCTGACCGTCGGGGACCTGACCCTGGACGAGGACAGCCACGAGGTCCGCCGGGACGGCCAACTGATCACCCTGACCGCCACCGAGTTCGAACTGCTGCGGTACCTGATGCGCAATCCCCGTCGAGTGCTGAGCAAGGCGCAGATCCTCGACCGGGTGTGGCACTACGACTTCGGCGGCCAGGCCAACGTGGTCGAGCTGTACATCTCGTACCTGCGCAAGAAGATCGACGCCGGTCGGCAGCCGATGATCCACACCCTGCGGGGCGCCGGCTACCTGCTCAAACCGGCGGAGTGA